A window of Actinobacillus suis ATCC 33415 contains these coding sequences:
- a CDS encoding phospholipid-binding lipoprotein MlaA, with protein MKLKQLGLVAGIVMLTACSSAIDPATGERKDPLQGFNRAMWKVNYEYIDPYVLKPVATGWRDYVPSPIKTGLTNVANNLDEPASFVNRLLEGEGKKAMIHFNRFWINSIFGLGGLIDWASQTPDLKLDNGNREFGHTLGTYHVPAGTYIMVPGYGATTPRQAVGKAADSAYPVLSMLTMPWTAAKFAVQGVDSRSKLLDQDALLQQSSDPYITFREAYFQNLEFKVSDGKVEDSGKEQLSEQELQNID; from the coding sequence ATGAAATTAAAACAATTAGGCTTAGTGGCGGGGATTGTGATGTTAACGGCATGTTCATCGGCGATTGATCCGGCAACCGGTGAGCGTAAAGATCCACTGCAAGGCTTTAATCGTGCGATGTGGAAAGTGAATTATGAATATATCGATCCTTATGTATTAAAACCGGTTGCGACAGGCTGGCGTGATTATGTGCCAAGCCCGATTAAAACCGGTTTAACCAATGTGGCGAATAACCTTGATGAACCGGCAAGTTTTGTTAACCGCTTGTTGGAAGGTGAAGGTAAAAAAGCGATGATCCACTTTAACCGTTTTTGGATTAACTCAATTTTCGGTTTAGGCGGTTTAATTGATTGGGCAAGCCAAACACCGGATCTCAAATTGGATAACGGTAATCGTGAGTTTGGTCATACACTTGGCACTTATCATGTACCGGCGGGGACTTATATTATGGTGCCCGGCTACGGCGCAACCACTCCTCGTCAGGCGGTTGGTAAAGCGGCGGATTCAGCTTATCCGGTATTATCTATGCTAACCATGCCTTGGACAGCGGCAAAATTTGCCGTACAAGGGGTGGATAGTCGCTCAAAATTATTAGATCAAGATGCATTATTACAGCAGTCTTCCGATCCATACATTACCTTCCGTGAAGCTTATTTCCAAAACCTCGAATTTAAAGTGAGTGACGGTAAAGTGGAAGATAGCGGTAAAGAGCAACTTTCTGAACAAGAATTACAAAATATCGATTAA
- the metJ gene encoding met regulon transcriptional regulator MetJ — translation MADWSGEYISPYAEHGKKSEQVKKITVSIPIKVLEILTNERTRRQIKNLRHATNSELLCEAFLHAFTGQPLPTDEDLMKERSDEIPEEAKAKMRELGIDPDNWQY, via the coding sequence ATGGCAGATTGGAGTGGCGAATATATTAGCCCGTATGCCGAACACGGCAAAAAAAGCGAACAGGTCAAAAAGATCACCGTCTCGATCCCGATTAAAGTATTAGAAATTTTAACTAACGAGCGTACTCGTCGCCAAATCAAAAACCTACGTCACGCAACGAATAGCGAATTATTGTGCGAGGCATTTTTGCATGCATTTACCGGACAGCCGTTACCTACGGATGAAGATCTGATGAAAGAGCGTAGCGATGAAATTCCGGAAGAAGCCAAAGCTAAAATGCGAGAATTAGGTATTGATCCTGATAACTGGCAGTATTAA
- a CDS encoding YhdT family protein, which yields MHYQQLAREARWAVWLALVYLFGWIAFAYFSPAGRGIFGFPIWFELACIALPLGFTVIVYWVVKKVYQNIDLNKEQSDE from the coding sequence ATGCATTATCAACAACTTGCAAGAGAGGCTCGCTGGGCAGTTTGGCTTGCTTTAGTTTACTTATTCGGCTGGATAGCTTTCGCTTACTTCTCACCGGCAGGACGCGGCATTTTCGGTTTTCCAATTTGGTTTGAACTTGCTTGCATTGCACTACCACTTGGTTTTACTGTGATTGTGTATTGGGTGGTCAAAAAAGTTTATCAAAATATTGATCTAAATAAGGAACAAAGCGATGAATAA
- the panF gene encoding sodium/pantothenate symporter, with product MNKEMLLPLIAYLCFVFGVAFYAYRKRQGGSFLSEYYVGSRSMSGFVLAMTTAATYVGASSFIGGPGAAYKYGLGWVLLAMIQVPAVLLALGALGKKFALLARKYNAVTINDLLLARYQNKLVVWISGFALLLSFFAMMTVQFIGAGRLLETTLGVPYQTAVIIFAVTVGVYTFIGGFRAVVLTDTIQGLVMLIGTSLLLGGVIYAAGGVENAMNTLQNINPQLIEPYGIDERPLDFTFMTSFWVLVCFGLIGLPQLAVRSMAYKDSASLHKALVIGTLVVSLLMFGMHLAGVLGRAVIPDLKIPDQVIPTLMIQVLPPLVAGIFLAAPMAAIMSSIDSLLIQSSSTLIKDLYLAVKPEAVDNEAKLKLFSTMTTLTFAVLLVFAALNPPDMLIWLNLLSLGGLEATFLWVIVLGLYWKNANAAGAISSMLAGLTSYVIFTTFKISIFSFHAIVPSLVIGLIAFLIGNRFGNKVN from the coding sequence ATGAATAAAGAGATGTTATTACCGCTAATCGCTTATTTATGCTTCGTGTTCGGTGTCGCGTTTTATGCCTATCGTAAACGCCAAGGCGGCAGCTTTTTATCCGAATATTATGTGGGCAGCCGCTCAATGTCCGGTTTTGTATTGGCAATGACCACTGCTGCGACTTATGTCGGCGCAAGTTCGTTTATTGGGGGACCAGGAGCTGCCTATAAGTACGGATTAGGTTGGGTATTGCTTGCGATGATCCAAGTACCGGCGGTGTTACTGGCATTAGGGGCATTAGGCAAAAAATTTGCGTTACTTGCTCGTAAATATAACGCAGTAACCATCAATGATTTATTATTGGCTCGCTATCAAAATAAACTTGTAGTTTGGATTTCAGGCTTTGCCCTGTTGCTTTCGTTCTTTGCGATGATGACGGTACAGTTTATCGGTGCGGGGCGCTTACTGGAAACTACGCTAGGCGTGCCGTATCAAACAGCAGTAATTATTTTTGCGGTCACCGTTGGAGTTTATACCTTTATCGGCGGCTTCCGTGCGGTGGTGTTGACTGATACGATTCAAGGCTTAGTAATGTTAATCGGTACTTCATTATTGCTAGGAGGAGTGATTTATGCTGCAGGCGGTGTTGAGAATGCGATGAACACTTTGCAAAATATCAATCCTCAATTAATTGAGCCGTACGGCATTGATGAACGTCCGCTAGATTTTACCTTTATGACTTCGTTCTGGGTATTGGTCTGCTTCGGTTTAATCGGTTTACCACAGTTGGCGGTACGCAGTATGGCGTATAAAGACAGCGCTTCATTACATAAAGCTCTCGTCATCGGTACTTTAGTGGTATCGCTACTGATGTTCGGTATGCACCTTGCCGGTGTACTTGGACGTGCGGTCATTCCTGATTTAAAAATTCCAGATCAGGTCATTCCAACCCTAATGATTCAAGTGCTACCACCACTGGTTGCCGGTATTTTCTTAGCCGCCCCGATGGCTGCGATTATGTCATCGATTGACTCATTATTAATTCAATCGTCTTCCACCTTAATCAAAGATTTATATTTAGCGGTGAAGCCGGAAGCAGTCGATAACGAAGCGAAGTTAAAGCTCTTCTCAACCATGACCACACTCACTTTTGCTGTGTTATTGGTGTTTGCGGCGTTAAATCCGCCGGATATGTTAATTTGGCTTAACTTACTTTCGCTCGGTGGCTTAGAAGCAACGTTCTTGTGGGTGATTGTGTTGGGACTTTATTGGAAAAATGCGAATGCAGCAGGTGCAATTAGCTCAATGTTGGCAGGTTTAACAAGTTATGTGATTTTCACCACATTTAAAATCAGCATTTTTAGCTTCCATGCGATTGTGCCGTCATTAGTTATCGGTTTAATTGCCTTCCTTATTGGCAACCGTTTTGGCAACAAAGTTAACTAA
- a CDS encoding sulfate adenylyltransferase subunit 1, producing the protein MSNLNQYAPLRFITAGSVDDGKSTLIGRLLYDSKALLSDQLLSLNKSKNAGEVIDFSILTDGLEAEREQGITIDVAYRYFSTAKRKFIIADTPGHEQYTRNMVTGASTANAAVVLIDASQLDFNQAELELLPQTKRHSAILKHLNTPYILVAVNKMDLLDFDVAKFEAITTAYRKLADQLGIQHIQFVPVSALQGDNIVHKSERTPWYAGEPLLTILENLPSNENLSERVEDFHFPVQLVSRLDQDKADDFRGYQGRIEAGSVSVGDTIRIEPNGYTSTVSEIISPNGIVQKAVAGEQVTIRLADDIDISRGDTFVAQHSPIIATKRLTATVCWFDQRALNPARKYLLKHTTQTVFAKVTEVDHVLDVKTLSNSSEADSLKLNDIGELQLSLQKPITATTYAQNVATGSFILIDEATYHTVAAGMILATE; encoded by the coding sequence ATGAGCAATTTAAACCAATATGCACCACTTCGTTTCATCACCGCTGGTAGCGTAGATGACGGTAAAAGTACGTTAATCGGGCGTTTACTTTATGACAGCAAAGCGTTATTAAGCGACCAGTTATTAAGTTTGAATAAATCTAAAAATGCGGGCGAAGTCATTGATTTTTCGATTCTGACAGACGGCTTAGAAGCAGAACGTGAGCAAGGCATTACCATTGACGTGGCGTATCGTTATTTTTCTACCGCAAAACGCAAATTTATTATTGCCGACACACCGGGGCATGAACAATATACCCGTAATATGGTGACCGGTGCTTCAACTGCTAATGCTGCCGTAGTATTAATTGATGCTTCGCAATTGGATTTTAACCAAGCGGAACTGGAATTGTTACCGCAAACAAAACGCCATTCGGCAATCTTAAAACATTTAAATACGCCCTATATTTTAGTGGCGGTAAACAAAATGGATTTGTTGGATTTTGATGTTGCAAAATTTGAAGCAATTACCACTGCTTACCGCAAGTTAGCCGATCAGCTTGGTATTCAGCACATACAATTTGTGCCGGTTTCCGCTTTGCAAGGCGACAATATCGTGCATAAAAGCGAACGCACACCTTGGTATGCGGGAGAGCCGTTACTCACCATTTTAGAAAACTTACCGAGCAACGAGAATTTATCGGAACGAGTGGAAGATTTTCATTTTCCGGTGCAGTTAGTCAGTCGTTTAGATCAAGATAAAGCGGACGATTTTCGAGGCTATCAAGGCAGAATCGAAGCCGGTTCGGTTAGCGTAGGCGATACGATTCGAATTGAACCGAACGGCTACACCTCGACCGTATCGGAAATTATTAGCCCGAATGGTATCGTACAAAAAGCGGTTGCCGGTGAGCAGGTAACGATTCGTTTGGCAGATGATATTGATATTTCACGCGGCGATACTTTTGTTGCACAACATTCGCCGATTATCGCCACAAAACGCTTAACTGCTACGGTATGTTGGTTTGACCAACGAGCATTAAATCCGGCTCGTAAATATTTACTAAAACATACTACACAAACTGTGTTTGCTAAAGTTACTGAAGTTGATCACGTACTAGATGTAAAAACCTTGAGCAATTCAAGCGAAGCGGACAGTTTGAAATTAAATGATATCGGCGAGTTACAACTTAGCTTACAAAAGCCGATTACCGCCACCACTTATGCACAAAATGTTGCGACCGGGTCATTTATTTTAATTGACGAAGCGACCTATCACACGGTAGCGGCAGGGATGATTCTTGCCACCGAATAA
- the cysD gene encoding sulfate adenylyltransferase subunit CysD — MTTQNNIENGHLDWLEAESIYIIREVVAECSNPALLFSGGKDSVVLLALARKAFQLEGRDLVLPFPLVHIDTGHNYPEVIQFRDEQVKKLNAKLVVGHVEDSIAKGTVVLRKETDSRNAAQAVTLLETIEANGFDALMGGARRDEEKARAKERIFSFRDEFGQWDPKAQRPELWSLYNAKLHKGENMRVFPISNWTELDIWQYIEREKLELPPIYYAHQREVVERNGLLVPVTPLTPKQANEESKIVSVRFRTVGDISCTCPVASTAATPADIIKETAVAEISERSATRMDDRASEAAMEQRKKQGYF; from the coding sequence ATGACAACGCAAAATAATATCGAAAACGGACATTTAGATTGGCTTGAGGCGGAGTCGATTTACATCATTCGTGAAGTGGTGGCGGAATGTAGCAATCCTGCATTACTGTTTTCCGGTGGTAAAGACTCGGTGGTATTACTTGCTTTAGCGCGTAAAGCCTTTCAACTTGAAGGACGTGATTTAGTGCTGCCGTTCCCATTAGTACATATCGACACGGGGCATAATTACCCTGAAGTGATTCAGTTCCGAGACGAACAAGTGAAAAAATTAAATGCAAAATTGGTAGTCGGCCACGTTGAAGATTCAATCGCTAAAGGTACGGTGGTATTACGCAAAGAAACAGATTCTCGCAATGCAGCACAAGCGGTCACTTTATTAGAAACGATTGAAGCCAACGGCTTTGATGCCTTAATGGGTGGCGCAAGACGAGATGAAGAAAAAGCCCGTGCTAAAGAGCGGATTTTCTCGTTCCGTGATGAGTTTGGTCAATGGGATCCAAAGGCACAACGTCCGGAATTATGGTCGCTCTATAACGCCAAATTACATAAAGGCGAAAATATGCGAGTGTTCCCGATTTCTAACTGGACGGAATTAGATATTTGGCAATATATCGAACGTGAAAAATTGGAATTACCACCGATTTATTATGCCCACCAACGTGAGGTGGTAGAACGCAATGGCTTACTCGTGCCGGTTACTCCACTAACGCCAAAACAAGCGAATGAAGAAAGTAAAATCGTATCTGTGCGTTTCCGTACTGTGGGTGATATTAGCTGTACTTGCCCAGTTGCCAGCACCGCTGCAACACCGGCAGATATTATTAAAGAAACCGCAGTGGCCGAAATTTCAGAACGATCCGCCACCCGAATGGATGACCGAGCCAGCGAAGCGGCAATGGAACAACGTAAAAAACAAGGTTACTTCTAA
- a CDS encoding phosphoadenylyl-sulfate reductase: MSFLRPNLWQIPTPSEADFANLSQKETALYQRIQQISQQHRNAKFASSLAVEDMLITDVIAKSQANITVFTLETGRLNPETLALVDKVKANYPNLNFQLYYPDTQKAAEYDRQKGKFAFYESVELRRDCCFIRKIEPLNRALQDADAWLTGQRREQSVTRTALALHEQDSGRGIDKYNPIFDWSELEVWAYILKHQIPYNELYKQGFPSIGCEPCTRPVKVGEDIRAGRWWWENKDSKECGLHK, encoded by the coding sequence ATGAGTTTTTTAAGACCGAATTTATGGCAAATCCCGACTCCGAGCGAAGCGGATTTTGCAAATCTTAGTCAAAAAGAGACCGCTTTATATCAACGTATTCAACAAATTAGCCAACAGCACCGTAATGCAAAATTCGCCAGCAGCTTGGCGGTGGAAGATATGCTGATTACCGATGTAATCGCCAAAAGCCAAGCAAACATTACTGTGTTTACCTTAGAAACCGGACGTTTAAATCCAGAAACTTTAGCGCTGGTCGATAAAGTGAAAGCAAATTACCCGAATTTAAATTTCCAACTTTATTATCCTGATACGCAAAAAGCGGCGGAATATGATCGGCAAAAAGGCAAATTCGCTTTTTATGAAAGCGTGGAATTACGTCGTGATTGTTGTTTTATCCGCAAAATCGAACCGCTTAATCGAGCCTTACAAGATGCGGATGCGTGGCTAACCGGACAACGCCGAGAACAATCGGTCACTCGCACCGCACTTGCTTTACACGAACAAGATAGTGGCAGGGGCATTGATAAATATAACCCGATTTTTGATTGGTCCGAATTAGAGGTTTGGGCATATATCTTAAAACATCAAATTCCTTATAACGAACTGTATAAACAAGGTTTCCCAAGTATCGGCTGCGAGCCTTGTACCCGTCCGGTCAAAGTCGGAGAAGATATTCGAGCTGGCCGTTGGTGGTGGGAAAACAAAGACAGTAAAGAGTGTGGATTACATAAATAA
- the cysG gene encoding siroheme synthase CysG, protein MNYLPIFVDLKKRPVLVVGGGHVALRKINALLKAGASVKVVAEKLHSSLQVLVDEGKVEWLAKAFEASQVTSSYLVIAATDDNALNQQVFDTAESQQRLVNVVDDQPRCSYIFPSIIDRSPVQIAISSGGAAPVLIRLLREKLEALIPHNLGAMADIATRWRYAVKTKFPQLTQRRRFWEKLFTHQSFQRLTENHQIEQAEALVDAELQNNNPVLGEVSLVGAGPGDAGLLTLKGLQTIQQADVVLYDALVSEAILELVRRDADKVFVGKRAGKHSVKQDDTNQLLVKYAKQGKRVVRLKGGDPFVFGRGGEELEVLKAENIPFSVVPGITAALGATAYAGIPLTHRDHAQTAMFITGHLKPDGNRLKWETLAQGNQTLVVYMGTIKAAELSAELQKHGKPSDTPVAIISNGTLPNQQVQTGVLSELAELAEKAPTPALIVIGEVVKLQKDLAWFGKEAVQFVSTQETLWQKPTLQNKETHWKQAA, encoded by the coding sequence ATGAATTACTTACCAATTTTTGTTGATTTAAAAAAACGACCGGTATTGGTCGTAGGGGGCGGACACGTTGCGCTACGTAAAATTAATGCTTTATTAAAAGCCGGAGCGTCAGTCAAAGTGGTAGCGGAGAAACTCCATTCCTCGCTACAAGTTTTGGTTGATGAAGGTAAAGTCGAATGGCTTGCCAAAGCATTTGAAGCGAGTCAAGTTACCTCTAGCTATTTAGTGATCGCCGCCACCGATGACAATGCCTTAAATCAGCAGGTATTTGATACGGCGGAAAGCCAACAACGCTTAGTGAACGTAGTAGATGACCAACCTCGCTGTAGTTATATTTTCCCTTCGATTATCGACCGTTCTCCGGTGCAAATTGCCATTTCAAGCGGCGGTGCAGCACCGGTATTAATTCGTTTGTTACGTGAAAAACTAGAAGCATTAATTCCACATAATTTAGGTGCAATGGCAGATATTGCGACCCGTTGGCGTTATGCGGTCAAAACCAAATTTCCTCAATTAACCCAACGCCGCCGTTTTTGGGAAAAACTGTTTACCCACCAAAGTTTTCAGCGTCTGACTGAAAATCATCAAATCGAACAAGCGGAAGCATTAGTGGATGCTGAATTACAAAACAATAATCCGGTTTTGGGCGAGGTTTCGTTAGTCGGCGCAGGGCCGGGTGATGCCGGTTTACTCACCCTAAAAGGTTTGCAAACCATTCAACAGGCGGATGTGGTGTTATATGACGCCTTGGTTTCCGAGGCAATTTTAGAATTGGTTCGCCGTGATGCGGATAAAGTATTTGTCGGTAAACGTGCCGGCAAACACAGCGTTAAACAAGATGATACCAATCAGTTATTGGTTAAATATGCCAAACAAGGTAAACGGGTGGTGCGTTTAAAAGGTGGTGATCCGTTTGTATTCGGGCGTGGCGGCGAAGAATTGGAAGTGCTTAAAGCGGAAAATATTCCGTTTAGTGTTGTGCCGGGGATCACCGCTGCATTAGGGGCGACCGCTTATGCAGGAATTCCGCTTACGCATCGTGATCATGCGCAAACGGCAATGTTTATTACCGGTCATTTAAAGCCGGACGGAAACCGACTTAAATGGGAAACGCTTGCCCAAGGCAATCAAACGCTGGTGGTTTATATGGGGACAATTAAAGCCGCTGAGCTGTCCGCCGAGTTACAAAAACACGGCAAACCGTCCGATACACCGGTAGCAATCATTAGTAACGGCACATTGCCAAATCAACAGGTGCAAACTGGTGTGCTGAGTGAATTAGCGGAACTTGCTGAAAAAGCCCCGACACCGGCATTGATTGTGATTGGCGAAGTGGTGAAATTGCAAAAAGACCTTGCTTGGTTCGGCAAAGAAGCGGTGCAATTTGTTTCGACTCAAGAAACACTTTGGCAGAAACCAACATTACAAAATAAAGAAACGCATTGGAAGCAGGCAGCGTAA